A stretch of Roseibium porphyridii DNA encodes these proteins:
- a CDS encoding class I SAM-dependent methyltransferase gives MSATDENLRPRERDLSRPPILKLARRSRYALAQGSRVALYTLHSEAMRRMNRRLQKDLPDTPKVTPDGPVPSQRRMLADILRLFTDDLRAVEDGLYPMPSDGTMTPGELLATSRAFFKDVPEVARRRATGAHQEVNESPEGFAAALPRYYRQNFHFQTDGWLSEDSAKLYDFQVDVLFSGATAAMRRRALVPFAHILKRKDQRHVAYVDLACGTGGLLRPALKSFPRLKGTGLDLSEPYLNVARDRATSRRASYVTAMAEELPFADNSLDIVSCVFLFHELPPKVRRQVIAEVARVLKPGGSFLFVDSLQTGDVPDYDGLLSLFPQLFHEPYYSSYLTEDLTGLCSAQGLQERWMVPAFVSRVAEYVKGN, from the coding sequence ATGAGCGCAACGGACGAGAACCTGAGACCGAGAGAACGTGATCTGTCACGTCCACCCATCCTGAAGCTCGCCCGCAGATCACGTTACGCCCTTGCCCAAGGGAGCCGTGTCGCGCTCTACACGCTCCACTCAGAGGCCATGCGGCGCATGAATCGACGCCTGCAGAAAGACCTACCCGATACACCTAAAGTCACGCCCGACGGGCCAGTACCGAGCCAACGGCGAATGCTTGCCGATATCCTGCGGCTCTTCACAGATGACCTGAGAGCCGTCGAAGACGGGCTGTATCCGATGCCGTCGGACGGCACCATGACACCCGGCGAGTTACTCGCCACAAGCCGAGCCTTTTTCAAGGACGTGCCGGAAGTTGCGCGCCGACGCGCGACAGGTGCACATCAGGAAGTGAATGAAAGCCCGGAAGGTTTCGCTGCTGCCCTGCCCCGCTACTACCGCCAGAATTTTCACTTCCAGACCGATGGCTGGCTTTCTGAGGACAGCGCCAAACTCTATGATTTCCAGGTAGATGTGCTTTTTTCCGGCGCAACAGCTGCCATGCGCCGCCGCGCGCTTGTTCCCTTTGCACACATCCTGAAGCGCAAGGATCAGCGCCATGTGGCTTACGTGGATTTGGCCTGCGGCACCGGGGGACTCCTGCGTCCAGCGCTCAAATCATTTCCGCGCCTGAAGGGCACCGGGCTCGACCTCTCCGAGCCCTATCTCAACGTTGCCCGCGACCGAGCAACGTCCCGGCGAGCCAGCTACGTCACGGCAATGGCTGAAGAGCTGCCTTTCGCGGACAATTCCCTGGACATCGTCTCTTGCGTGTTTCTCTTTCACGAATTACCTCCAAAGGTACGACGGCAAGTTATTGCGGAAGTTGCCAGAGTGCTCAAACCGGGCGGGTCCTTCCTTTTTGTAGACAGTCTTCAAACCGGTGATGTGCCAGATTATGACGGCCTGCTGTCGCTGTTTCCGCAACTTTTCCATGAACCCTATTACTCCTCATATCTGACAGAAGACCTGACTGGTCTTTGCTCAGCTCAGGGTTTGCAGGAGAGATGGATGGTTCCGGCATTCGTGTCGCGTGTGGCAGAGTACGTCAAAGGCAATTAG